The following are encoded in a window of Arthrobacter woluwensis genomic DNA:
- a CDS encoding glycosyltransferase, with protein sequence MKILVVATWYPSADKPTEAPFNAEHVDAIRRQGHDVRVIHARLGSAPAAGDRDGLWEGTPVLRTNADPRRPLSLLRTARTVARELRWADVVHTMAFSSILVAMAPWSGRTLTGRTTPWVHTEHWNGVVNPASVSPLWEKLSGLRAVLRLPHVVTGVTGQLAREMQRFARPDAAVVVPCVVEGPAEVRPAEYGSPLKLVAVGGLIPRKRPLTAIETVGWLRDQGFAAELNWVGDGPQRAECEALVSSLGLEEQVRFAGSVRPAEVAEQLSDADLFFLPTAQENFFTSAAEALAAGRAVVATRVGGFSDYAGPQNSRLVDDATPEALGRAILEAKDAFAEVPAEDIATPIRQRFSPEAVGELFQESYAAAVARA encoded by the coding sequence ATGAAGATCCTGGTAGTCGCCACCTGGTACCCCAGCGCGGACAAGCCCACCGAGGCGCCTTTCAACGCCGAGCATGTGGACGCCATCCGGCGGCAGGGACACGATGTCCGTGTCATCCACGCACGGCTGGGGAGCGCGCCGGCGGCGGGGGACCGCGACGGCCTCTGGGAAGGCACTCCGGTCCTCCGGACCAACGCGGATCCGCGGCGCCCCCTCAGTCTGCTCCGGACCGCCCGGACGGTCGCCCGCGAACTGCGGTGGGCTGACGTGGTGCACACGATGGCGTTCTCGTCCATCCTGGTGGCGATGGCCCCCTGGAGCGGGCGCACTCTGACCGGCCGCACCACGCCGTGGGTCCACACCGAGCACTGGAACGGGGTGGTCAACCCGGCCAGCGTCTCGCCGCTCTGGGAGAAGCTGTCCGGCCTGCGCGCCGTCCTGCGCCTTCCGCACGTGGTCACCGGGGTCACCGGTCAGCTGGCGCGGGAGATGCAGCGCTTCGCCCGGCCGGACGCCGCCGTCGTGGTCCCGTGTGTGGTCGAAGGACCCGCCGAGGTGCGGCCCGCGGAATACGGCAGCCCTCTGAAACTGGTGGCCGTCGGGGGTCTCATCCCGCGCAAAAGGCCGCTGACCGCCATCGAGACCGTCGGCTGGCTGCGCGATCAGGGCTTCGCCGCGGAGCTGAACTGGGTGGGCGACGGGCCCCAGCGCGCCGAATGCGAGGCGCTGGTCTCCTCGCTGGGCCTGGAGGAGCAGGTGCGGTTCGCCGGGTCGGTCCGTCCCGCCGAAGTGGCGGAGCAGCTCTCGGATGCCGATCTGTTCTTCCTGCCCACCGCGCAGGAGAACTTCTTCACCTCCGCGGCGGAGGCGCTCGCCGCCGGCAGGGCCGTCGTGGCGACCCGCGTCGGCGGGTTCTCCGATTACGCGGGACCCCAGAACAGCCGGCTGGTCGACGACGCCACCCCGGAGGCACTCGGACGGGCCATCCTCGAGGCGAAGGACGCGTTCGCGGAGGTGCCCGCGGAGGACATCGCGACGCCCATCCGTCAGCGGTTCTCACCCGAGGCCGTCGGCGAGCTCTTCCAGGAGAGCTACGCCGCCGCCGTCGCCCGAGCCTAG
- a CDS encoding glycosyltransferase: protein MRKPHLLYISFAFPPSTASSVYRCTAVANAFAADGWDVTVLTLDPGTWSEISGIDEKLAASVDPRITVVPVSDGGAEEPARGNLRGYSRLRIEAPYLWKEALRRKSRKEFPEDFHGAWLGPAGEAARRVHRDKPVDLVMASASPYVSFAVARVLPGVPYVMDYRDAWAFNTISGAEDFGPASDRGRLEASYLRDAEQIWFVNDQIRDEYARRYPESEARMRVVANGFDPQPGHAKPQARATAEPRFGYLGTLQYVNMPLQEFLDGWSSAVGQGMAGEAVFRGKLSASGAAGAEILDIFGSGRYPGLRYDGPISKREVAGFYQEMDALLLLLSTGRYVTGGKTAEYLATGRPIVSVHDLGNAATDLLRDYPLWFPAKDLSADAIAEALRDCAREVASPDAARWDAAWEYGQQFLRSTILEPVIAELRSTAGVPAVAPAVVDGTDARTGTVETVATTEGREA from the coding sequence ATGAGGAAGCCGCATCTGCTCTACATCTCCTTCGCCTTCCCGCCGAGCACGGCGTCGTCGGTCTACCGCTGCACCGCGGTGGCGAACGCCTTCGCCGCGGATGGCTGGGACGTCACCGTCCTCACGCTCGATCCCGGGACATGGTCGGAGATCTCCGGCATCGATGAGAAGCTCGCCGCTTCCGTCGATCCGCGGATCACGGTGGTCCCGGTGAGCGACGGCGGGGCTGAGGAACCGGCCCGGGGGAACCTCCGGGGCTACTCGCGGCTGCGGATCGAAGCGCCGTACCTCTGGAAGGAGGCCCTGCGCCGCAAGAGCCGGAAGGAGTTCCCCGAGGACTTCCACGGTGCGTGGCTCGGGCCCGCCGGCGAGGCCGCACGCCGGGTCCACCGGGACAAGCCCGTCGACCTGGTGATGGCGTCGGCCAGCCCCTACGTCTCGTTTGCGGTCGCCCGCGTCCTGCCCGGCGTCCCGTACGTCATGGACTACCGGGACGCCTGGGCGTTCAACACGATCAGCGGCGCCGAGGACTTCGGCCCCGCGAGCGACCGGGGCCGGCTGGAGGCCTCCTATCTCCGCGACGCCGAGCAGATCTGGTTCGTCAATGACCAGATCCGGGACGAATACGCGCGCCGGTACCCGGAATCCGAGGCGCGCATGCGCGTGGTGGCGAACGGATTCGATCCGCAGCCCGGCCATGCGAAGCCCCAGGCCCGGGCGACCGCCGAACCGCGGTTCGGGTACCTGGGCACTCTCCAGTACGTCAACATGCCGCTCCAGGAGTTCCTGGACGGCTGGAGCTCGGCCGTGGGCCAGGGCATGGCCGGTGAGGCGGTGTTCCGTGGCAAGCTCAGCGCGTCCGGAGCCGCCGGTGCGGAGATCCTCGACATCTTCGGGTCCGGGCGCTACCCCGGGCTCCGCTACGACGGCCCGATCTCGAAGCGCGAGGTGGCGGGGTTCTATCAGGAGATGGACGCGCTGCTCCTGCTCTTGTCCACGGGCCGGTACGTGACCGGCGGGAAGACCGCCGAGTACCTCGCCACGGGACGCCCGATCGTCTCGGTGCACGACCTGGGCAACGCCGCCACCGATCTTCTGCGGGACTATCCGCTGTGGTTCCCGGCCAAAGACCTCAGCGCGGACGCGATCGCGGAAGCGCTGCGGGACTGCGCCCGCGAAGTGGCGTCCCCGGATGCCGCACGATGGGACGCGGCGTGGGAGTACGGGCAGCAGTTCCTCCGCAGCACCATTCTCGAACCGGTCATCGCCGAGCTGCGCTCAACGGCCGGCGTCCCGGCCGTGGCGCCCGCCGTCGTGGACGGCACGGATGCGCGGACCGGAACCGTGGAGACCGTGGCCACGACGGAAGGACGGGAAGCCTGA
- a CDS encoding glycosyltransferase family 2 protein, with the protein MENRSPAPVLLDMVIAVHTPDRPVGRAVASLIEGGLPVDAQEPGRLRITVVCHNADPREIEEQVSPEHRSQVRFVSHQDGIRSPAGPFNRGIAEADATWVGIMGSDDTVEPGALAAWVDAAEADGADALIAPMAHAGGGPVRTPVVRRGRHRDLDPVADRLSYRTAPLGVLRLAVVRGLGLEFPTKYATGEDQSFSARLWFSGARISYGRGLPRYLVHDDARLRVTHTPRSITEDLAFATDLVQTDWFLGLPARSGEALVTKLIRVHLFGHVWLRAQAGTWTAADAAEAAVAARILLFAAPRAARPLSLADRALLDAVARGEERSEVMARLSEARRKFSHPRALVPRSLSQVFHREAPLRFMSASALL; encoded by the coding sequence GTGGAAAACCGATCCCCCGCTCCCGTCCTGCTCGACATGGTGATCGCGGTGCACACCCCGGACCGGCCGGTGGGCCGGGCCGTCGCCTCGCTGATCGAGGGCGGACTTCCCGTGGACGCTCAGGAACCGGGACGTCTGCGGATCACGGTGGTCTGCCACAATGCGGATCCCCGGGAGATCGAAGAACAGGTCAGCCCGGAACACCGCTCCCAGGTCCGGTTCGTCTCCCACCAGGACGGCATCCGCAGCCCTGCCGGGCCTTTCAACCGAGGGATCGCCGAAGCCGATGCGACCTGGGTCGGCATCATGGGGAGTGACGACACGGTGGAGCCGGGCGCGCTGGCGGCCTGGGTCGACGCCGCCGAAGCCGACGGCGCCGACGCCCTCATCGCGCCGATGGCCCATGCCGGGGGAGGGCCTGTCCGCACCCCGGTCGTGCGACGTGGCAGACACCGGGATCTCGATCCCGTGGCGGACCGCCTGAGCTACCGGACCGCGCCGCTCGGGGTGCTCCGCCTGGCCGTCGTCCGAGGTCTCGGACTCGAATTCCCCACGAAGTACGCCACCGGCGAGGACCAGAGCTTCTCGGCCCGCCTGTGGTTCTCGGGCGCGCGGATCAGTTACGGGCGCGGCCTGCCGCGCTATCTGGTGCACGACGACGCGCGGTTGCGGGTCACGCACACGCCCCGGTCGATCACGGAGGACCTCGCCTTCGCCACGGACCTGGTGCAGACCGACTGGTTCCTCGGGCTTCCCGCGAGGTCCGGGGAGGCGCTCGTCACCAAGCTGATCAGGGTCCACCTCTTCGGCCACGTCTGGCTCCGTGCGCAGGCGGGGACGTGGACCGCGGCGGACGCCGCCGAGGCCGCCGTGGCCGCCAGGATCCTGCTGTTCGCCGCACCGCGGGCCGCCAGGCCCCTGTCGCTGGCCGACCGCGCGCTTCTGGATGCGGTGGCCCGCGGCGAGGAACGTTCCGAGGTCATGGCCCGACTGTCCGAGGCCCGGAGGAAGTTCAGCCATCCGCGGGCCTTGGTGCCGCGCAGTCTCTCCCAGGTGTTCCACCGGGAGGCCCCGCTGAGATTCATGAGCGCCTCCGCTCTTCTCTGA
- a CDS encoding glycosyltransferase, producing MSEQPKVLQFNDCAFVARNMVRAAEREGIHWDYLPPEQVRPLGAAPANPVLAKARFLPFVARRLAHLLPAEVVHVHYATSARLLKERGMPRRPYLLTLHGTDIRRQWKDPRFHTEIQTAIDGAEHVFFANNDTAGNAREARPDAEFLPALVDASSLPAWAPAQEPTVFFVSRWDEDKGVERQLELAAALRAALGPEVRLQGLDWGPGAAAARDAGVELLGRMSQPEYHATIARSHLTIGQASDNFATSEFEALCMGAPMAAVGHRLARPDDGTTPPVLEGSTEEVVEQALEALRDPAAAAGRLGGAVWALPRYDAAAYVPRLCELYEAAARRS from the coding sequence ATGAGCGAGCAGCCCAAGGTCCTGCAATTCAACGACTGCGCCTTCGTCGCACGGAACATGGTGCGGGCGGCGGAACGGGAGGGCATCCACTGGGACTACCTCCCGCCGGAACAGGTCCGTCCCCTGGGAGCCGCCCCGGCGAACCCCGTGCTGGCCAAGGCCCGGTTCCTGCCGTTCGTCGCGCGCCGTCTGGCCCATCTGCTCCCGGCGGAGGTCGTGCACGTGCATTACGCGACGAGCGCCCGCCTGCTCAAGGAACGGGGCATGCCGCGCAGGCCGTATCTTCTGACGCTGCACGGCACGGACATCCGCCGGCAGTGGAAGGATCCGCGATTCCACACCGAGATCCAGACCGCGATCGACGGGGCCGAGCACGTGTTCTTCGCCAACAACGACACCGCCGGGAATGCTCGTGAAGCCCGCCCGGACGCCGAGTTCCTCCCCGCTCTCGTCGACGCCAGCAGCCTCCCGGCGTGGGCGCCTGCTCAGGAACCCACCGTGTTCTTCGTGTCCCGCTGGGACGAGGACAAGGGTGTGGAGCGGCAGCTCGAGCTCGCCGCGGCGCTGCGGGCCGCGCTGGGGCCGGAGGTCAGGCTTCAGGGACTCGACTGGGGGCCGGGAGCCGCCGCGGCCCGGGACGCCGGGGTGGAACTGCTGGGCCGGATGAGCCAGCCCGAATACCACGCGACGATCGCCCGCTCTCACCTCACCATCGGCCAGGCGAGTGACAACTTCGCCACGAGTGAGTTCGAAGCCCTCTGCATGGGCGCGCCCATGGCTGCGGTGGGACATCGGCTCGCACGGCCCGACGACGGCACCACGCCGCCCGTGCTGGAAGGCTCGACCGAGGAGGTCGTGGAGCAGGCCCTGGAGGCTCTGCGGGACCCGGCCGCAGCCGCCGGGCGCCTGGGAGGGGCCGTCTGGGCGCTGCCCCGCTACGACGCGGCGGCCTACGTCCCGCGCCTGTGCGAGCTGTACGAGGCCGCCGCGCGCCGCTCTTGA
- a CDS encoding ABC transporter ATP-binding protein codes for MRQLRHTMRELLPLLPRNARRFLLLFGVLSAVLALLDSAALGVFALVLNQVLKAGDMTLPIIGSVSREFGLLVLVSSAGVMILKSVLNIWLQWVSTRKFADYELQIGTVLFQSYIRAPWTERMKRSTPELVRMIDVGIANTVSGVLFPAVTLPAQVLTFATVLIVLVGASWQTALVTVIYLGCIAAFLYFWLSKKSYQAGRINRDAAMKMSALVTEMLAALKEITLRDKADEVGGIVMESRERAARSRSNIRFMGSVPKFVIDMALIGGFLLIGTMGYLIGGFETAMSSVAIFGLAGFKMVPALTQVQSQLTLVQSTLPYTETVIRDIKDAEEYRRNAEKLGKQPLAQAPRLLELKNVEFRYPGSEHPAVTDINLTLPIGSSLGIVGQSGAGKSTLIDIFLGLLTPSRGEMTLDGVPLEDVLSAWRSRVGYVPQEVAIFDGTIAQNVALSWGDDLDEERVRIALERAQLLETVEKRDGGINGRVGERGLALSGGQRQRLGIARALYMDPLVLVLDEATSALDTATEAAVAQAINELHGDMTVISVAHRLSTVRGNDQICFMKDGTIVTRGTFAEVVRDNPDFAQQAALAGLHSQEEAAAG; via the coding sequence TTGAGACAACTGCGCCACACCATGCGCGAACTGCTGCCGCTCCTGCCCCGGAATGCCCGCAGGTTCCTCCTGCTCTTCGGCGTTCTCTCGGCGGTCCTGGCACTGCTGGACTCCGCGGCGCTGGGCGTGTTCGCCCTGGTGCTGAATCAGGTGCTCAAGGCGGGCGACATGACCCTGCCGATCATCGGCTCCGTCAGCCGTGAATTCGGGCTCCTGGTGCTGGTCTCCTCCGCGGGTGTCATGATCCTCAAGTCCGTCCTGAACATCTGGCTCCAGTGGGTCTCCACGCGCAAGTTCGCGGATTACGAGCTCCAGATCGGCACGGTGCTCTTCCAGAGCTACATCCGGGCGCCGTGGACCGAACGGATGAAGCGGTCCACGCCCGAGCTCGTGCGCATGATCGACGTCGGCATCGCGAACACCGTCTCGGGCGTCCTGTTCCCGGCGGTCACCCTCCCGGCGCAGGTGCTGACCTTCGCTACGGTCCTGATCGTCCTGGTGGGCGCCTCCTGGCAGACCGCCCTCGTCACCGTCATCTACCTGGGCTGCATCGCCGCCTTCCTCTACTTCTGGCTGTCCAAGAAGTCGTACCAGGCCGGCCGCATCAACCGCGACGCCGCCATGAAGATGTCCGCCCTGGTGACCGAGATGCTCGCCGCGCTCAAGGAGATCACCCTCCGCGACAAGGCGGACGAGGTGGGCGGCATCGTGATGGAGAGCCGTGAGCGCGCCGCTCGGTCCCGCTCCAACATCCGTTTCATGGGATCCGTTCCGAAGTTCGTCATCGACATGGCGCTCATCGGCGGCTTCCTCCTGATCGGCACCATGGGCTACCTCATCGGCGGATTCGAGACCGCGATGTCCTCCGTCGCCATCTTCGGCCTCGCAGGGTTCAAGATGGTCCCGGCCCTGACCCAGGTCCAGTCCCAGCTGACGCTCGTGCAGTCGACCCTCCCCTACACCGAGACGGTCATCCGGGACATCAAGGACGCCGAGGAGTACCGCCGGAACGCGGAGAAGCTGGGCAAGCAGCCGCTGGCGCAGGCGCCGCGCCTTCTGGAGCTCAAGAACGTGGAATTCAGGTACCCCGGCTCGGAGCACCCCGCCGTCACCGACATCAACCTGACGCTGCCGATCGGCTCGTCGCTCGGCATCGTCGGACAGTCGGGCGCCGGCAAGTCCACGCTGATCGACATCTTCCTGGGCCTTCTCACCCCGTCCCGCGGCGAGATGACCCTCGACGGAGTCCCCCTCGAGGACGTGCTGTCCGCCTGGCGCAGCCGCGTGGGCTATGTCCCCCAGGAAGTCGCCATCTTCGACGGCACGATCGCCCAGAACGTGGCGCTGAGCTGGGGTGACGACCTGGACGAGGAACGCGTGCGCATCGCCCTGGAGCGGGCGCAGCTGCTGGAGACCGTCGAGAAGCGCGACGGCGGCATCAACGGCCGCGTGGGCGAGCGCGGCCTGGCGCTCTCCGGCGGTCAGCGCCAGCGGCTCGGCATCGCCCGTGCCCTCTACATGGACCCCCTCGTGCTCGTCCTCGACGAGGCCACCAGCGCACTGGACACGGCCACCGAGGCCGCCGTGGCCCAAGCCATCAACGAGCTGCACGGCGACATGACCGTGATCTCCGTGGCACACCGCTTGTCCACCGTGCGAGGCAACGATCAGATCTGCTTCATGAAGGACGGCACCATCGTCACGCGCGGCACCTTCGCCGAGGTGGTCCGTGACAACCCCGACTTCGCCCAGCAGGCCGCCCTGGCGGGCCTGCACTCGCAGGAGGAAGCCGCCGCCGGCTGA
- a CDS encoding DUF2304 domain-containing protein: MQIVVQIALVIAVVIVSLALMRGGSNARHLAIRRLMLALFACVAVFSIFFPELLTMVARSLGIGRGTDLVLYGLIVSFLVFMATTYQRFRQLESMVTKLSRRIALDETPAPEQLLRGDEVRSSVAGSPAPEVSEAERPAE; this comes from the coding sequence GTGCAGATAGTCGTTCAGATCGCTCTTGTGATCGCCGTCGTGATCGTGTCCCTCGCCTTGATGCGGGGTGGCTCGAATGCACGTCACCTGGCCATCCGCCGGCTCATGCTGGCGCTTTTCGCCTGCGTGGCGGTGTTCTCCATCTTCTTCCCGGAGCTGCTCACGATGGTGGCCCGCTCCCTCGGGATCGGCCGTGGCACCGACCTCGTGCTCTACGGGCTGATCGTCAGCTTCCTCGTCTTCATGGCCACGACGTACCAGCGGTTCCGCCAACTGGAGTCCATGGTCACCAAGCTGTCGCGCCGGATCGCCCTCGACGAGACGCCCGCTCCTGAGCAGCTGCTGCGCGGCGATGAGGTGCGGTCCTCCGTCGCAGGCTCGCCGGCTCCCGAGGTCTCCGAGGCCGAGCGACCGGCCGAATGA
- the wecB gene encoding non-hydrolyzing UDP-N-acetylglucosamine 2-epimerase, whose amino-acid sequence MRILSVVGARPQFVKLAPIAKALEGKADHVIVHTGQHYDELMSDVFFRDLGIPQPDHNLAVGSGKHGEQTGAMLAGLERVFEEEKPDVVLVYGDTNSTLAAALAAVKIHIPVAHLESGLRSFNRRMPEEHNRVLTDHASDLLLAPTQVAMDHLATEGLSGKSILVGDVMTDVLYAVRDRLATEPAPLPHGLEDGGYYVCTIHRPDNTDSPERLSAIIESLAGLDKPVLLLAHPRLRALADKHGIDLAAGSLVPNEPLAYPQLVDAVSRSAGVVTDSGGLQKEAFLLRVPCTTIRPETEWVETVDLGWNVLVDQDLSILASTVQRPAPAPTDAAPYGDGQAAARTAQALLDTFGGE is encoded by the coding sequence ATGCGTATTCTCAGTGTCGTCGGCGCGCGACCCCAATTCGTCAAACTCGCACCCATCGCCAAAGCCCTGGAGGGCAAGGCGGATCACGTGATCGTCCACACCGGACAGCACTACGACGAATTGATGAGCGACGTCTTCTTCCGCGATCTGGGCATCCCCCAGCCCGACCACAATCTGGCGGTCGGCTCCGGCAAGCACGGCGAGCAGACCGGGGCGATGCTCGCCGGTCTCGAGCGCGTCTTCGAAGAGGAGAAGCCCGACGTCGTGCTCGTCTACGGCGACACGAACTCGACCCTCGCGGCGGCACTCGCCGCGGTGAAGATCCACATCCCCGTGGCCCACCTGGAGTCCGGCCTGCGGTCCTTCAACCGCCGCATGCCCGAGGAGCACAACCGGGTCCTGACGGACCATGCCTCCGATCTGCTCCTCGCCCCCACCCAGGTCGCGATGGACCACCTGGCCACCGAAGGCCTGAGCGGGAAGTCCATCCTGGTGGGAGACGTCATGACGGACGTGCTGTACGCCGTCCGCGATCGCCTGGCCACCGAGCCCGCTCCGCTCCCCCACGGTCTGGAGGACGGCGGCTACTACGTGTGCACCATCCACCGCCCGGACAACACCGACAGCCCCGAGCGGCTCTCCGCGATCATCGAATCGCTCGCCGGCCTCGACAAGCCTGTGCTGCTTCTCGCCCACCCGCGGCTCCGGGCCCTGGCCGACAAGCACGGCATCGATCTCGCGGCGGGCTCCCTCGTCCCGAACGAGCCCCTGGCCTACCCGCAGCTCGTGGACGCCGTCTCCCGCAGCGCGGGCGTGGTCACCGACTCCGGCGGGCTCCAGAAGGAGGCCTTCCTCCTCCGCGTCCCGTGCACGACGATCCGCCCTGAAACCGAGTGGGTCGAGACCGTCGACCTCGGCTGGAACGTCCTGGTCGATCAGGACCTGAGCATTCTGGCCTCCACCGTCCAGCGTCCCGCGCCGGCCCCGACGGACGCCGCGCCGTATGGCGACGGCCAGGCCGCCGCCCGCACCGCCCAGGCACTCCTGGACACCTTCGGCGGCGAGTGA
- a CDS encoding acyltransferase, with the protein MRLAQGHGQALVRWAEPVAERRHALDILRIVSICGVVAIHVFGHVVGQAPDGGRSWWLAAGVDIAFIWVVPVFVMISGALILGSRQALEDPRAFYFKRAARLLPALIVWNLVYLIGVRVLLRHEQLTPGRIVQLLVDGSVFTQLYFLWLILGLYAVAPMLAAFLSRGGRMRPVITGSVILGVTVLAYMVPGVAGLFGVARPIALNILTQWLPYVGYFVLGYALRDLRVSRGLRVALAAVIVVLAAFSIWHFGHKGQSRILDAVVSVSYLGIGVAILSVAVFVFTVSVPPPGKPWPARLTRSISALSQASFGVFLVHLVIFEVLKRLSPAIASGTAFAPAVGAFAVTLVLSFGVSLLAAWIPYLRAIF; encoded by the coding sequence ATGAGGCTTGCGCAGGGCCACGGGCAGGCTCTGGTCCGGTGGGCCGAGCCCGTCGCGGAGAGGCGTCACGCGCTCGACATCCTGCGGATCGTGAGCATCTGCGGCGTGGTGGCGATCCATGTCTTCGGGCATGTCGTGGGGCAGGCTCCCGACGGCGGGCGGAGCTGGTGGCTCGCGGCCGGCGTCGACATCGCGTTCATCTGGGTGGTCCCGGTCTTCGTCATGATCTCCGGGGCGCTCATCCTCGGATCACGGCAGGCGCTGGAGGACCCCAGGGCGTTCTACTTCAAACGGGCGGCCAGGCTGCTGCCGGCGCTGATCGTCTGGAACCTCGTGTATCTGATCGGTGTGCGCGTGCTGCTCCGTCATGAGCAGCTCACTCCCGGCCGCATCGTGCAGCTGCTCGTGGACGGTTCCGTCTTCACTCAGCTGTACTTCCTGTGGCTGATCCTCGGACTGTATGCGGTGGCCCCGATGCTGGCGGCCTTCCTGAGCCGCGGAGGCAGGATGCGGCCTGTCATCACCGGCTCGGTCATTCTCGGCGTCACGGTCCTGGCGTACATGGTCCCCGGCGTGGCCGGGCTGTTCGGCGTCGCGCGCCCGATCGCACTCAACATCCTCACCCAGTGGCTGCCTTATGTGGGCTACTTCGTCCTGGGGTATGCGCTCCGGGACCTGCGCGTGAGCCGCGGTCTCCGCGTGGCCCTGGCCGCGGTGATCGTCGTGCTCGCGGCCTTCAGCATCTGGCACTTCGGCCACAAGGGCCAGTCCAGGATCCTCGACGCCGTGGTGTCGGTCTCGTACCTCGGCATCGGAGTGGCGATCCTCTCCGTGGCCGTCTTCGTCTTCACGGTCTCCGTGCCGCCGCCAGGGAAGCCGTGGCCCGCTCGCCTGACCCGGAGCATCTCCGCTCTCTCGCAGGCCTCCTTCGGGGTGTTCCTGGTGCATCTGGTGATCTTCGAAGTCCTCAAGAGGCTCAGCCCGGCCATCGCCTCCGGCACCGCGTTCGCGCCG
- a CDS encoding glycosyltransferase family A protein: MNQSIDVVIPVHDIRRPAARAVRSVLDQRSALLALGVDLRVMLVWHNLGDEDVARAAKALPGGDGLRQEVLRDGLHSAAGPRNWALDHSDATFLCFLDSDDHLEPGSLAAWWTCAEDERAAAVIAPLRTPSGAILRSPRIRPSAPRTLDALKDGLVYRSVPYGLLRRSALEFVGYRYEEGLRTGEDLSTTLKLWFRSGTICYPYGAPAYHQTDDSGEGRVTSTVLPIGEEFRWLEALLEDPWLKDATRAERRAIALKVLRVHGVGALLRRTAGTESDAGNTERLWNAEEQRHWTELLKRLESFAHGLPPALSRRDAALVREACDAGDLASLRAAADRHARAGRAGELLPLRLSAVLSRDAVLTHYVLEKLRTRQGIFRAPEPHA, encoded by the coding sequence ATGAACCAATCCATCGACGTCGTCATCCCCGTCCACGACATCCGGAGGCCCGCCGCCCGCGCCGTCCGCTCGGTCCTGGACCAGCGCAGCGCCCTCCTCGCGCTCGGCGTGGACCTCCGCGTGATGCTCGTCTGGCACAACCTCGGCGACGAGGACGTCGCCCGGGCCGCGAAGGCGCTGCCCGGCGGCGACGGCTTGCGGCAGGAGGTCCTCCGCGACGGCCTGCACTCGGCCGCGGGTCCCCGGAACTGGGCGCTGGACCACAGCGATGCCACGTTCCTGTGCTTCCTGGACTCGGACGATCACCTCGAGCCGGGTTCTCTGGCGGCCTGGTGGACCTGCGCGGAGGACGAGCGTGCCGCGGCGGTGATCGCGCCGCTGCGCACTCCATCGGGCGCCATCCTCCGGTCTCCCCGCATCCGCCCGTCGGCCCCGCGGACCCTCGACGCCCTGAAGGACGGGCTCGTCTACCGCAGTGTCCCCTACGGTCTGCTCCGCCGGTCGGCACTGGAGTTCGTCGGTTACCGCTATGAGGAAGGCCTCCGCACCGGCGAGGACCTCTCCACCACCCTCAAGCTCTGGTTCCGTTCTGGCACCATCTGCTACCCGTACGGCGCCCCGGCCTACCACCAGACCGACGATTCCGGCGAGGGACGCGTCACGAGCACGGTCCTGCCGATCGGCGAGGAGTTCCGCTGGCTCGAGGCTCTGCTCGAAGATCCCTGGCTCAAGGACGCCACCCGTGCCGAACGCCGGGCGATCGCCCTGAAGGTGCTCCGCGTCCACGGCGTCGGGGCGCTCCTGCGCCGGACGGCGGGCACGGAATCCGACGCCGGGAACACCGAACGGCTCTGGAACGCGGAGGAACAGCGCCACTGGACGGAGCTGCTGAAGCGTCTGGAGTCCTTCGCCCACGGTCTGCCGCCGGCGTTGAGCCGACGGGACGCCGCCCTGGTCCGCGAAGCCTGCGACGCCGGCGACCTCGCCTCCCTCCGCGCCGCGGCGGACCGCCATGCCCGTGCCGGCCGCGCCGGCGAACTGCTGCCCCTCCGGCTCTCCGCGGTCCTCTCCCGTGACGCGGTCCTGACCCATTACGTCCTGGAGAAGCTCCGTACCCGGCAGGGGATCTTCAGGGCTCCTGAGCCGCACGCCTGA
- a CDS encoding glycosyltransferase family 2 protein, translated as MSRTWIVIPMYNEASVVGTVISELREVFPHVVCVDDGSSDGSQAVARAAGAVVVQHPVNLGQGAALQTGMEYALQDPELDCIVTFDADGQHRVADAADMVARIRSGEADVVLGSRFLDGRTKISPAKRLVLRTAAAQFRMATGMALTDAHNGLRALSPQLASQLDLKQNRMAHASELIHQIAALEPRWVEHPVEIIYTDYSKSKGQSLLNSVNIIADLFFR; from the coding sequence GTGAGCCGCACCTGGATAGTCATTCCGATGTACAACGAAGCGTCCGTGGTCGGCACCGTGATCAGCGAACTCCGGGAGGTCTTCCCGCACGTCGTCTGCGTCGACGACGGAAGCAGTGACGGTTCGCAAGCGGTGGCCCGCGCCGCGGGCGCCGTCGTCGTCCAGCACCCGGTCAATCTCGGCCAGGGTGCGGCGCTGCAGACCGGGATGGAATACGCGCTGCAGGACCCCGAACTGGACTGCATCGTGACGTTCGACGCCGACGGGCAGCACCGGGTGGCGGACGCCGCTGACATGGTGGCGCGCATCCGCTCCGGCGAGGCCGACGTCGTCCTGGGATCCCGCTTCCTGGACGGCCGCACCAAGATCTCCCCGGCCAAGAGGCTCGTGCTCCGGACCGCCGCCGCGCAGTTCCGGATGGCGACGGGCATGGCCCTCACGGATGCCCACAACGGTCTCCGGGCCCTGAGCCCTCAGCTCGCTTCCCAGCTGGATCTGAAGCAGAACCGGATGGCGCACGCCTCCGAGCTGATTCACCAGATCGCCGCGCTGGAGCCCCGCTGGGTGGAGCATCCCGTGGAGATCATCTACACGGATTACTCCAAGTCCAAGGGCCAGTCGCTGCTGAACTCGGTCAACATCATCGCGGATCTCTTCTTTAGGTGA